In Nostoc sp. GT001, a genomic segment contains:
- a CDS encoding sulfurtransferase TusA family protein, translated as MMPSSVLTPDAQLDLRGTPCPINFVRTKLRLEKMPLGGLLEVWLDPGEPIEQVPDSLTMAGYQVEQITDCTGYFSLLVRRPVASQ; from the coding sequence ATGATGCCCTCTTCTGTTTTAACTCCCGATGCTCAACTTGATTTACGCGGCACCCCTTGCCCGATTAATTTCGTGCGGACAAAACTACGTCTGGAGAAAATGCCATTGGGAGGTTTGCTAGAAGTCTGGTTAGACCCTGGTGAGCCGATTGAGCAGGTTCCTGATAGTTTGACAATGGCAGGTTATCAGGTGGAACAAATTACAGACTGTACTGGTTATTTTTCTCTGTTAGTGCGCCGTCCAGTTGCTAGCCAATGA
- a CDS encoding type II secretion system F family protein yields the protein MPNFVARVRDSQGKSRTEKIVAESLVQARTNLRDQGFVIQELKQSQGFQPDVAFKNFQNSLVKVSVKDKAVFSRQFAVLMNAGVAIVRSLGVLSEQCSNTKLKQALVEISTDVQSGMNLSEAMRKHPDCFDGLYVSMIQAGEVGGVLDEVLNRLAKLLEDVARLQNQIKSALSYPTVVGFIAVAIFLGMTIFLIPIFATIFTQLGITLPPLTQFLMDASKFLRSPGAIVLLAALIGLKFAFTQYGKTPVGRITIDRFSLKMPLFGDLIQKSSVARFSRTFGSLTRSGVPILTCLEIVRDTSGNQVIANAIDAARMEIQQGGMISIALQKDAVFPAMAIQMISIGEETGELDAMLMKVADFYEDEVEQAVKAMTSILEPVMIVVLGGMVGTILLAMYLPMFAVFEKLG from the coding sequence ATGCCAAACTTCGTTGCCCGTGTTCGGGATTCGCAAGGAAAATCTCGAACAGAAAAAATTGTTGCTGAATCCTTGGTACAAGCTCGGACTAATCTCAGAGATCAAGGTTTTGTAATCCAAGAACTCAAGCAATCTCAAGGATTTCAGCCAGATGTTGCCTTCAAAAATTTCCAGAATTCCTTGGTTAAGGTTTCTGTGAAAGACAAAGCCGTTTTTTCGCGTCAATTTGCCGTTTTGATGAATGCGGGAGTTGCGATCGTTAGAAGTCTGGGGGTGCTTTCCGAACAGTGTAGTAATACTAAATTGAAACAAGCTCTTGTGGAGATTAGTACTGATGTTCAAAGCGGAATGAATCTTTCCGAGGCAATGCGGAAGCATCCTGACTGTTTTGATGGATTATACGTAAGTATGATTCAAGCTGGCGAAGTTGGTGGTGTTCTAGACGAAGTATTAAATCGTTTAGCTAAGTTGTTAGAAGATGTTGCCCGTTTACAAAACCAAATTAAATCAGCACTGTCTTATCCAACGGTCGTAGGTTTTATCGCAGTTGCTATCTTTCTCGGTATGACTATTTTTCTTATTCCAATTTTCGCCACAATTTTTACACAACTTGGAATCACATTACCACCTCTAACGCAATTCTTGATGGATGCGAGTAAATTTCTGAGAAGTCCGGGTGCTATCGTCCTTCTTGCTGCTCTTATAGGACTGAAATTTGCCTTTACACAATACGGTAAAACTCCTGTTGGTCGCATCACAATCGATCGTTTTTCCCTCAAGATGCCATTGTTTGGTGACTTAATTCAAAAATCTTCAGTTGCCCGCTTTAGCCGGACTTTTGGTTCTTTGACTCGTTCAGGTGTACCAATTTTAACTTGCTTAGAAATTGTCCGAGATACATCAGGAAACCAAGTGATTGCTAATGCCATAGATGCAGCCCGTATGGAGATTCAACAAGGAGGCATGATTAGCATTGCTTTACAAAAAGATGCCGTTTTTCCGGCTATGGCAATTCAGATGATTAGCATCGGAGAAGAAACTGGAGAATTAGATGCAATGTTGATGAAAGTTGCCGATTTCTATGAAGATGAAGTCGAACAAGCAGTAAAAGCAATGACCAGTATTTTGGAACCTGTGATGATTGTAGTTCTAGGGGGAATGGTGGGAACCATTTTGCTAGCGATGTATCTGCCGATGTTTGCGGTATTTGAAAAGCTGGGATAA
- a CDS encoding type IV pilus twitching motility protein PilT, with protein sequence MEMMIEDLMEQLIELGGSDMHLSAGLPPYFRISGKLTPIGEHVLTADQCQRLIFSMLNNTQRKTLEQNWELDCSYGVKGLARFRVNVYKERGSYAACLRALSSKIPNFEKLGLPDIVREMTDKPRGLILVTGPTGSGKTTTLAAMIDLINRTKAEHILTVEDPIEFVYEPIKSLVHQRQLGEDTKSFANALKAALREDPDIVLVGEMRDLETISLAISAAETGHLVFGTLHTSSAAQTVDRIIDVFPHERQTQVRVQLSNSLVAVFSQTLVSKKSPKPGEYGRVMAQEILIVTPAISNLIREGKTSQIYSAIQTGGKLGMQTLEKVLADFYKAGTISFEAAMSKTSKPDEIQRLIGTSVPPQAAGAKPGAAAKAH encoded by the coding sequence ATGGAAATGATGATTGAAGACTTGATGGAGCAGTTGATTGAATTGGGTGGCTCGGATATGCACTTATCCGCAGGTTTACCTCCCTACTTCCGTATCAGTGGCAAACTTACCCCTATAGGTGAGCATGTATTGACAGCCGATCAATGTCAAAGGCTGATTTTTAGTATGCTCAACAACACCCAGCGTAAAACCTTAGAGCAGAACTGGGAGTTGGATTGTTCTTATGGTGTTAAGGGTTTGGCTCGCTTTCGGGTCAATGTTTATAAAGAGCGTGGTTCTTATGCTGCTTGTTTACGGGCATTAAGTTCTAAGATTCCTAACTTTGAAAAGTTAGGTTTGCCAGATATCGTGCGGGAAATGACAGATAAGCCCAGAGGGCTAATTCTGGTGACAGGCCCTACAGGTTCCGGCAAGACAACGACCCTAGCGGCAATGATTGACTTGATTAACCGCACCAAGGCAGAGCATATTTTGACGGTGGAAGACCCAATTGAATTTGTCTACGAACCAATTAAAAGTTTGGTTCACCAACGGCAACTAGGTGAAGATACTAAGAGCTTTGCTAATGCTTTGAAAGCAGCTTTGCGGGAAGATCCAGATATTGTTCTGGTAGGGGAAATGCGCGATTTAGAAACAATTTCCTTGGCGATTTCCGCAGCAGAAACAGGACACTTAGTATTTGGTACGCTACACACCAGTTCCGCTGCACAAACGGTTGACCGGATTATTGACGTTTTCCCCCATGAAAGACAAACCCAGGTGCGGGTGCAACTGTCTAACTCGTTAGTGGCGGTATTTAGTCAAACTTTGGTGTCTAAGAAAAGCCCTAAACCTGGTGAGTATGGTCGGGTAATGGCTCAAGAAATTCTGATTGTCACTCCTGCTATTTCCAACTTGATTCGAGAAGGCAAAACATCTCAAATTTACTCAGCGATTCAAACTGGCGGCAAATTGGGAATGCAAACTCTGGAGAAGGTTTTAGCTGATTTTTACAAAGCAGGAACGATTTCTTTTGAGGCGGCAATGTCTAAGACTTCTAAGCCTGATGAAATTCAACGTCTCATCGGTACTTCTGTACCACCACAGGCAGCAGGTGCTAAACCCGGTGCAGCTGCCAAAGCACATTAA
- a CDS encoding serine/threonine-protein kinase, whose protein sequence is MNRFPQKTTNSQESISQQTQLSQMCGSKRLFRDRYEILQILGRGGFGITFLAKNAVLPGKPLCVIKQLCPKVTSPQSWQRACMRFEKEARTLGQLGSHSQIPMLLDYFQANGEFFLIQEYVPGLTLAREVRQTGLKSEASVKQFLQELLPVLQYLHKHHVIHRDIKPQNLLRCEYDGRIVLIDFGAVKEKLVDACENSINQAANTNFIGTRGFAPPEQFSLRPVYASDIYALGVTCIYMLTAKSPLELDYDPNTGEISWQKQVNISKSFAQILGKMVKITLEDRFKTADDVMKALSSESYLPTLANCLTTQKLNNKSITQHEITQNKITQHEITQHENYDVYMPPVARTASAIRKWRARFKETR, encoded by the coding sequence ATGAATCGTTTTCCTCAAAAAACAACGAATTCTCAAGAGAGTATTTCACAACAAACTCAGTTGAGTCAGATGTGTGGTTCCAAACGGCTATTTCGCGATCGCTATGAAATACTGCAAATTTTAGGTAGAGGTGGTTTTGGTATAACATTTTTAGCCAAAAATGCCGTATTACCTGGGAAGCCACTGTGTGTTATTAAACAGCTTTGTCCAAAAGTGACTAGTCCCCAAAGTTGGCAAAGGGCGTGTATGCGCTTTGAAAAAGAAGCAAGAACTTTGGGGCAACTCGGTAGTCATTCACAAATTCCCATGTTATTAGACTACTTTCAAGCAAATGGGGAGTTCTTTTTAATTCAAGAATATGTGCCGGGTTTGACTTTGGCGCGAGAAGTGCGGCAAACTGGACTCAAAAGTGAAGCCTCAGTTAAGCAGTTCTTACAGGAATTATTACCTGTATTACAGTATCTTCATAAACATCATGTGATTCATCGGGATATTAAGCCTCAAAATTTATTGCGGTGTGAATATGATGGGCGCATAGTGCTGATTGATTTTGGTGCGGTGAAAGAGAAATTAGTTGACGCTTGTGAAAACTCAATTAATCAAGCTGCAAATACCAACTTTATCGGTACTAGGGGATTTGCACCACCAGAACAGTTTTCTCTACGTCCAGTTTATGCCAGTGATATTTATGCACTGGGTGTAACTTGTATTTATATGTTGACTGCTAAAAGTCCTTTAGAATTGGACTACGACCCAAATACTGGTGAAATATCTTGGCAAAAACAGGTAAATATCAGCAAAAGTTTCGCCCAGATTTTAGGAAAAATGGTGAAAATCACCTTAGAGGATCGGTTTAAGACTGCCGATGATGTGATGAAAGCTTTAAGTAGTGAAAGTTATTTGCCTACTTTGGCTAACTGTCTAACTACCCAAAAATTAAATAATAAAAGTATTACACAACACGAAATTACACAAAATAAAATTACACAACATGAAATTACACAACACGAAAATTATGATGTATACATGCCACCTGTAGCCAGAACTGCTAGTGCCATTCGGAAATGGAGAGCAAGATTCAAGGAAACAAGATAA
- the dnaK gene encoding molecular chaperone DnaK, giving the protein MGKVIGIDLGTTNSCVAVLEGGQPLVISNSEGGRTTPSIVGFGKSGDRLVGQLAKRQAVTNAENTIYSIKRFIGRRWEDTEIERDRVPYNCIKGRDETVDVQIRSKNYTPQELSAMILQKLKQDAENFLGEEVTQAVITVPAYFTDAQRQATKDAGTIAGLEVLRIINEPTAAALAFGLEKQDQEQLILVFDLGGGTFDVSILQLGDGVFEVKATCGNNHLGGDDFDNAIVLWMMERFQEQEKIDLSKDKMALQRLREAAEKAKIELSSMVSTSINLPFITADDTGPKHLEMELSRSKFEELAAKLIEATIEPLIQSLKDADLKPEAIDRIILVGGSTRIPAVQNALIKFFNGKAPDRSINPDEAVALGAAIQAGVLGGEVDNLLLLDVTPLSLGIETLGEVFTKIIERNTTIPTSRSQVFSTAVDGQTSVEIHILQGERAMSRDNKSLGKFLLAGIPPSPRGVPQIEVSFEIDVNGILKVSAQDKGTGREQSIRITNTGGLSSNEVERMRQEAELFAEEDRRRKELVELKNQADNLLFSYESTIKDNSNFIGDQMKTLASEKVEQLQAAMIDSSISTVEFKQRLDDFQQTLFAIGADVYNRANSQTDEIEGGSSGHFTPEVDSPMNGTLIPQFNFDFDEESTAQADYEAID; this is encoded by the coding sequence ATGGGAAAAGTTATTGGGATCGACTTAGGCACTACTAACAGTTGCGTCGCAGTTTTGGAGGGTGGTCAACCACTTGTGATCTCCAATTCTGAAGGTGGACGAACAACTCCAAGTATTGTGGGATTTGGGAAGAGTGGCGATCGCTTGGTTGGTCAATTGGCAAAGCGCCAAGCCGTAACCAATGCTGAAAACACAATTTACAGTATTAAACGATTCATCGGGCGGCGTTGGGAAGATACTGAAATAGAACGCGATCGCGTCCCCTACAACTGTATCAAAGGTCGAGACGAGACCGTTGATGTCCAAATTCGCTCAAAAAATTACACGCCACAAGAATTATCCGCGATGATCCTGCAAAAGCTGAAGCAGGATGCGGAAAACTTTTTGGGTGAGGAGGTTACTCAAGCAGTGATCACCGTACCAGCATATTTCACAGATGCCCAAAGACAAGCAACTAAAGATGCTGGCACAATTGCAGGTTTAGAAGTCCTACGAATCATTAATGAACCAACAGCTGCGGCTTTAGCTTTCGGATTGGAAAAGCAAGACCAAGAGCAGCTAATTTTAGTATTTGACTTGGGAGGCGGTACTTTTGACGTATCGATCCTGCAACTTGGGGATGGCGTTTTTGAAGTGAAGGCGACTTGTGGTAACAACCACTTGGGTGGAGACGACTTTGATAATGCGATCGTCCTTTGGATGATGGAACGTTTCCAAGAACAAGAGAAAATCGACCTTTCCAAAGACAAAATGGCACTGCAACGCTTGCGGGAAGCTGCGGAAAAGGCAAAAATTGAACTCTCCAGTATGGTGAGTACCTCCATCAACTTGCCATTTATCACAGCGGATGACACCGGGCCAAAGCATCTGGAGATGGAACTCAGCCGCTCGAAATTTGAAGAACTCGCCGCGAAATTAATTGAAGCGACCATCGAACCACTAATCCAATCGCTCAAAGATGCGGATCTCAAACCAGAAGCCATAGATCGGATTATTTTGGTAGGTGGTTCTACCCGTATTCCCGCAGTCCAAAACGCCCTAATTAAGTTTTTCAACGGCAAAGCTCCCGATCGCTCCATTAACCCTGACGAAGCTGTAGCATTGGGAGCTGCTATTCAAGCAGGTGTATTGGGTGGCGAAGTCGATAATCTTTTACTATTGGATGTGACCCCTCTGTCCTTGGGAATTGAAACTTTAGGTGAAGTGTTCACCAAAATCATTGAACGCAACACCACAATTCCTACGAGTCGGTCACAAGTTTTTTCCACCGCAGTTGATGGACAAACCTCAGTGGAAATTCACATCCTCCAAGGTGAACGAGCGATGTCACGAGATAACAAAAGTCTCGGCAAGTTTTTGCTAGCAGGAATTCCCCCATCTCCCCGTGGCGTACCGCAAATTGAAGTATCCTTTGAAATCGATGTCAACGGCATTCTGAAGGTTTCTGCTCAAGATAAAGGTACAGGTAGAGAACAGAGTATCAGGATTACCAATACAGGTGGTTTGAGTAGCAACGAAGTCGAACGGATGCGTCAAGAGGCCGAACTGTTTGCCGAAGAAGATAGAAGACGTAAAGAACTGGTTGAACTCAAAAACCAAGCAGATAATTTGTTGTTCAGTTATGAATCCACCATCAAGGATAATAGCAACTTTATCGGCGACCAGATGAAAACCTTGGCTAGTGAAAAAGTTGAACAACTCCAAGCAGCAATGATTGACTCCAGCATTTCCACAGTGGAATTTAAGCAGCGCTTAGACGACTTCCAACAAACCTTGTTTGCAATTGGTGCTGATGTTTACAATCGAGCTAACAGCCAAACTGATGAGATTGAGGGGGGTTCATCTGGTCACTTTACCCCAGAAGTAGACTCACCAATGAATGGGACGCTAATACCACAATTCAATTTTGATTTTGACGAAGAAAGTACCGCTCAGGCTGATTATGAGGCGATAGATTAG
- the grpE gene encoding nucleotide exchange factor GrpE, with protein sequence MIDENKQINNTSQQLGEPTEVKQVMKSDFPAQTNFNESGSEVTEQVAAQTNISGDTAVNSENSVAATEKTGVETAALAELTQQIESVKTQLEERSTQYMRIAADFENYRKRTSKEKEDLELQVKRNTILELLPVVDNFERARSHLKPQSDGEMTMHKSYQGVYKQLVDSLKRLGVSPMRPEGQEFDPNLHEAVMREPTDEHPEGTVLEELVRGYYLGDRVLRHAMVKVAAPKEDTPFAPEDQSSSASS encoded by the coding sequence ATGATCGATGAAAATAAACAGATAAACAATACAAGCCAGCAATTGGGTGAACCAACAGAGGTAAAGCAAGTAATGAAGAGTGACTTCCCAGCCCAAACTAATTTCAATGAATCTGGCAGCGAGGTGACAGAGCAAGTGGCAGCCCAAACAAATATATCAGGCGATACTGCTGTCAATTCAGAAAATAGCGTCGCTGCAACTGAAAAAACTGGAGTGGAAACAGCAGCTTTGGCAGAACTGACTCAACAAATCGAGTCCGTCAAAACGCAACTAGAAGAGCGTAGTACTCAATATATGCGGATTGCCGCTGATTTTGAGAATTACCGGAAACGCACTAGCAAAGAAAAAGAAGACCTAGAGTTACAGGTGAAGCGGAATACGATTTTGGAATTGCTACCAGTAGTCGATAATTTTGAGCGGGCGCGATCGCACCTCAAACCGCAATCTGATGGCGAAATGACAATGCACAAAAGTTACCAAGGCGTTTACAAACAATTAGTAGATAGCCTGAAGCGCTTGGGTGTATCACCAATGCGTCCCGAAGGTCAAGAATTCGATCCTAACCTGCACGAAGCAGTAATGCGGGAACCTACGGATGAACATCCTGAAGGAACAGTGTTAGAAGAGTTAGTGCGCGGATATTACTTGGGCGATCGCGTGCTACGCCATGCAATGGTCAAAGTAGCTGCTCCCAAGGAAGATACACCTTTTGCACCAGAAGATCAGTCGAGTTCAGCCAGCAGTTAA
- the dnaJ gene encoding molecular chaperone DnaJ, translated as MARDYYEILGVSRDTDKEEIKQAYRRLARKYHPDVNKEPGAEDRFKEINRAYEVLSEPETRARYDRFGPEGVSGAAGAGFQDVGDMGGFADIFESIFSGFAGGMGNPTQQRRRSGPARGDDLRLDLKLDFREAIFGGEKEIRISHLENCEVCSGSGAKPGTRPRTCSTCGGSAQVRRVTRTPFGSFTQVSTCPTCNGTGMVIEDKCDACDGKGANQVTKKLKITIPAGVDNGTRLRISSEGDAGQRSGPPGDLYVYLFVNEDEEFQRDGINILSEIKVSYLQAILGCRLEVDTVDGPVELIIPPGTQPNTVMKLENRGVPRLGNPVSRGDHMLNVLIDIPNKITPEERELLEKLAKIKGDRTGKGGLEGFLGNLFK; from the coding sequence ATGGCCCGCGACTATTATGAAATCCTGGGTGTCTCTCGTGACACTGACAAAGAAGAAATCAAACAAGCCTATCGCCGTCTAGCCCGGAAGTATCACCCAGATGTGAACAAAGAACCGGGGGCGGAGGATCGCTTTAAAGAAATTAACCGCGCTTATGAGGTACTCTCAGAACCCGAAACCCGCGCTCGTTACGATCGCTTTGGCCCAGAGGGTGTATCGGGTGCTGCTGGCGCGGGCTTTCAAGATGTCGGCGATATGGGTGGTTTTGCCGATATCTTTGAAAGCATTTTTAGTGGCTTTGCTGGCGGTATGGGTAATCCCACCCAACAAAGACGCCGCAGTGGACCTGCGAGGGGTGATGACCTGCGGCTAGACCTGAAGTTAGACTTTCGGGAAGCGATATTTGGCGGCGAAAAAGAAATTCGCATTTCCCATCTAGAAAATTGTGAAGTTTGTAGCGGTTCTGGTGCTAAACCTGGAACCCGCCCTCGGACTTGTTCGACTTGTGGCGGTTCGGCTCAAGTACGGCGTGTGACTAGAACACCCTTTGGCAGTTTCACCCAAGTCTCAACTTGTCCCACCTGTAATGGAACAGGGATGGTAATTGAAGATAAGTGTGACGCGTGTGATGGTAAGGGCGCAAATCAAGTTACAAAGAAACTCAAAATTACCATTCCGGCTGGGGTGGATAATGGCACACGTTTGCGGATTTCTAGTGAAGGAGATGCTGGTCAACGTAGTGGCCCTCCTGGGGATTTATACGTTTACTTGTTCGTGAATGAGGATGAGGAATTCCAACGGGATGGGATTAATATTCTCTCGGAAATCAAAGTTAGCTACCTGCAAGCGATTTTAGGTTGTCGGTTAGAGGTAGATACAGTAGATGGGCCGGTAGAACTAATCATTCCACCTGGAACTCAGCCAAATACAGTAATGAAGTTGGAAAATCGCGGCGTACCTCGTTTGGGTAATCCCGTAAGTCGCGGGGATCATATGCTGAACGTATTAATTGATATTCCCAATAAAATCACCCCAGAGGAGAGGGAACTGCTGGAGAAGCTAGCTAAAATTAAGGGCGATCGCACTGGTAAAGGCGGTCTAGAAGGATTCTTGGGAAATTTATTTAAGTGA
- a CDS encoding type II/IV secretion system protein yields MNSSPQRRSTALTTRTEFSPFGNKLVQSGYVNTEQMRQALIESRKSGRPLTEVLESITGQQLSPELLRQYKKQQLFELKILYGVEFLDPEVNSVGNTMMGNLIETLIPVDICRRHRLVPLSKHEDQTPPSVLVAMVAPDNLEASDDLNRILRPQGLALQRMVITQEDYQQLINQYLDEMAVKQKHLEQEKFTDINQDLENLGNLDLSDAPEEMEADLGAAMKGAEDAPVINLVNRILAKALHEGVSDIHIEPQEENLRIRFRKDGVLKEAFDPLPKKIIPAVTARFKIISNLDIAERRLPQDGRIRRMFEGRKVDFRVNTLPSRYGEKVVLRILDNSSTQLGLDKLITDPETLHIVQDMVSRPFGLILVTGPTGSGKTTSLYSALSEKNDPGINISTVEDPIEYSLPGITQVQVIREKGLDFATALRAFLRQDPDVLLVGETRDKETAKTAIEAALTGHLVLTTLHTNDAPGAIARLGEMGIEPFMVSSSLIGVLAQRLVRRVCSECRIPYTPTTEELGRYGLSASSDVGVTFYKANTLTLDAIADAKAKNHLCPKCNGNGYKGRCGVYEVMRVTENLQTLINEDAPTERIKEVAIEEGMKTLLAYSLDLVREGSTTLEEVERVTFTDTGLEAELKAKRKTGLTCRSCDATLKQEWLDCPYCMTPRF; encoded by the coding sequence ATGAACTCGTCACCACAACGGCGCAGTACCGCTCTAACTACCAGAACAGAGTTTTCGCCCTTCGGCAACAAGCTAGTACAATCTGGCTATGTCAATACCGAACAGATGAGGCAGGCATTAATTGAAAGCCGCAAATCTGGCAGACCCTTAACGGAAGTATTAGAGTCAATTACTGGGCAACAACTATCGCCTGAGTTACTCAGGCAATACAAAAAACAGCAACTATTTGAACTGAAAATACTATACGGAGTTGAATTCCTCGATCCAGAAGTCAATTCTGTTGGCAACACGATGATGGGGAACCTAATTGAAACCCTCATCCCAGTGGATATCTGCCGTCGCCATCGTTTAGTACCACTGTCGAAACACGAAGACCAAACCCCGCCCTCAGTTTTAGTGGCGATGGTCGCTCCAGATAATCTAGAAGCTTCCGATGACCTGAACCGCATATTGCGCCCCCAAGGTTTGGCCTTGCAGCGCATGGTGATTACCCAGGAAGATTACCAGCAGCTAATCAACCAATATTTGGATGAAATGGCTGTTAAGCAAAAGCATCTGGAACAAGAAAAGTTTACAGATATTAATCAGGATCTAGAAAACCTCGGAAATCTCGATCTTTCGGATGCTCCTGAAGAAATGGAGGCTGATTTAGGGGCAGCGATGAAGGGTGCGGAGGATGCCCCAGTTATCAACCTAGTCAACAGAATCCTGGCTAAAGCCTTGCATGAGGGCGTTTCTGATATTCATATAGAACCGCAAGAAGAAAACTTACGCATTCGCTTTCGGAAGGATGGCGTACTGAAGGAAGCTTTCGATCCCCTACCGAAAAAAATTATCCCGGCGGTGACAGCCCGATTTAAAATCATCTCCAATCTAGACATTGCTGAACGCCGTCTACCCCAAGATGGACGTATCCGCCGTATGTTTGAGGGACGTAAGGTGGATTTCCGGGTGAATACCTTACCCAGTCGCTACGGGGAAAAGGTGGTACTGCGGATTTTGGATAACTCCTCCACCCAACTGGGATTAGATAAGTTAATTACCGATCCAGAGACTTTACATATTGTCCAGGATATGGTTAGCCGTCCCTTTGGGCTAATTTTGGTAACTGGGCCAACTGGTTCTGGAAAAACAACCTCGCTGTATTCTGCACTCTCAGAAAAGAACGATCCCGGAATTAATATCAGTACTGTAGAAGACCCAATTGAGTACAGTCTTCCAGGGATTACTCAAGTACAAGTGATTCGGGAAAAAGGATTAGATTTTGCTACCGCTTTACGGGCTTTCTTGCGGCAAGATCCAGATGTGCTACTAGTGGGTGAAACGCGGGATAAGGAAACGGCAAAAACAGCGATTGAAGCTGCCTTGACTGGTCACTTAGTATTAACTACCTTACATACCAATGATGCCCCAGGAGCGATCGCTCGTTTGGGAGAAATGGGAATTGAGCCTTTCATGGTTTCTAGTTCCCTGATTGGCGTTTTAGCTCAACGTTTGGTGCGGCGTGTATGTTCTGAATGTCGTATTCCCTACACTCCCACAACCGAGGAATTGGGTCGTTATGGTCTATCAGCTTCCTCTGATGTGGGAGTCACCTTCTATAAAGCTAACACCTTGACATTAGATGCGATCGCAGATGCCAAAGCCAAAAATCACCTTTGCCCAAAATGTAATGGCAACGGCTACAAAGGGCGTTGTGGTGTTTATGAAGTCATGCGAGTCACCGAAAATCTGCAAACTCTGATCAACGAAGATGCACCCACAGAACGCATCAAGGAAGTGGCGATAGAAGAGGGCATGAAAACCTTGCTGGCTTACAGTTTGGACTTAGTGCGTGAAGGTTCCACCACTCTAGAAGAAGTAGAACGAGTGACGTTTACTGATACTGGCTTGGAAGCAGAGTTAAAAGCCAAACGCAAGACTGGTCTTACTTGTCGGAGTTGCGACGCCACATTGAAACAAGAATGGCTGGATTGTCCTTACTGTATGACACCTCGGTTTTAA